The genomic DNA AAACTCCTGTGTACGAGGACAACGAGTACAGAGCTCTGCCAGCGGACGAGCACGCAGAATGCAGATATAACCCAGATGCTCAATGCACTCAGAACCTACCGCAGAATGAGCAGGAGGAATGCTTTTATTATCCGGAAGGAGCAGACCCATACGAATATCTCGAATGCTACTGTCCGCCACATCAGTATATGGCAGCTGCAAATCAGTTGTATCTCCCGGAAGACGATGCCAACGATGAGCTGCCAGACCGGCGACGTCCTCAGTCGCAGTTTTATGAATGCGGAAACACTGCTCCAGATGCCTACAGATCTCGTCAGTGTGCCCGCCCGATGGAAGATTTTAATCCTAATCGCTTCGAGCGCACGCCGCAAACACACCCGCAATATATGCCAGGCTGCTGCTCAAAAGATACCACCACCATGACCGTTCCGAATGTGGAAAGTTATGACTCCCGCAACTCGGGGCCAGATTCTTATATGGCCCAACAGTGCGCTGCAGTTGCTGAGCAAATTATGAAGGACTATCATATCCGCCACTTCAAGTGCGCGCATCAAAAGTATCCGAATGATGATCGAGATTATTGCGACGAGCCTGTGGCCAGGCGACCCCAAAGACATTACCAAACCGAAGATGGGGAGTATGTAGAGTGTCCGGGCCGAAGGCGACAGCAACGCAGAAAAGAAGTGGAGCGCGAGGCTTCACCTGCAAGGCACAGGGCGAGTACTTCCTCAAAGGTGCCGAAGGCGAGAGAGTACAAATTTCCGCAGCAAAATTTCTTGGCTAGTTTAAAATCAGATTACAGCGACCAGGGCGAGAGGACTCCCAATCAACACTCTGAAAAATACAGACAAGACAGGTACAAGTACGATGACCGAGAATGTGTTAAAGATTGCCCTAGAATCACAGGGACTAAGGATTGTAGAGGCGATAAGTTTCCATCAACCTGTTTGTCAGCGCTTAATGATTACAACAGTGAAGAGGATGGCCAGGATAAGTACTACCAAAAACCGAGTCCAGCATCATCGCCGTACGAAGATTACGAAGCGGATGACGAGCAAAGTCCAACACAGTTTACCCAACTGAGATCGAGTCGGCGAGAGGAACCTGCGCGGAGTCCGCCACAAATTCCAAGAAGACACGGTCCGCAGCCTTCTCATAGATATGAGGAATGCAATGATGACCGAGTTGTAATGCAAGTGGAGCCAAGACAAGCTCCGAGGAGAACCTCAGACAGAGGCCAGTACAGTGAGCCTTTAGCCTCGCCGCAGCAGCGCAGGCGATCTAACGAAGCCAAAGATCTGCAGACTTATCCCGAAGAGCGCCGCCCTCCGTCGCAacgcaaacagcaacaaggcCCCAGCAACAGTGATGTTGAATATATCGAGTGTCCGAAACGTGGGCTCAGGCCACGCTCAGATAATGCAGAACATGAGGATCCACGTAACATGGAGGCCACCGACGAGCCATCCATGGGCAATAGATCCCCGCCGAACAGCCCAAGCGACAGTCAGTTGCTATCAAAACAGAATTCAGAACAAATGTATATAAGCCAGGAAGAGTTAAGGgacgaagacgatgatgaGTGCCGCTGCGAGTTCGAGCCGGCAGTTCCAGAGAGTACCTCACCCAGAAGGAGTATGCAAAACGATCGTCCTGATATGCAGATGGGTCCAGACATTTCGCAAGAAGAAAACCTAATCAGCAGTCGGAATGAGCACGTTGTTGCAGAGATTGacgcaacaaaaacaaatagccGAGACGATAGCCAGACAGAGTCAACTGCTCCACTAATCGCCTCATCCAAGAAAAAGAGAAGTCACGATTTTCTAGGGATTCCGTCTTCAAAAAGAAACAGCCGAAATTACCAAGAAAAGGAGCCAAGTCCAATGCAGACTCCAGAGCGGGGATTGCATCAGCAAGAAGACTCTGTGGAGAATCCAACACACTCCCAAGAATTTGAGGAATTGACCTCTTGCAATGATGAAACGTGTCCATATGCAAACCTAAATGTTCCAGAGACTATTTCATCCATGGAAAATTATCAGTCGGACAGCCAGCTCAAACCAACACCGACTTCAAATCAAAACTATAGTTGCCCAGAAAATCCAATGGATATACTCGAAATTGCTGAATGCGCCTGTGAGGAAGAGCCCACTGTTGCAGAGAGTACCGCTGCTGAAAGAAGTGGACAAAAGGATCGCCAGGAAGAGCCAACAGCTCCAGAGATTGCCTCATCGAAGAGAGACAGTCGTCAGGATGAAGACAGTGTTCCAGAGATTGTTTCATCGAAGAGAAATAGCCGAAACGATCGCCGAGAAAAGCCAACTGCTCCATCATCGAAGAGAGCCAGTCGGAACAGTCGTCGCAATGAGCCAATTCtcgatgatgctgatgaatGTCGCTGTGAGGTTGAGTTGAATGTTCCAGGGAGTACCTCACCTAAAAGAAGAAGGCGAAACGACCGTCTTGATGGCCGCATGGTTCTAGAAAATGCACCAGAAAAGCGAATCAGCCGTCAGGAAGGGCCTAGGGCTCCAGAGATTTCCGCATCCCCGAGAAGTCTTACTCACAGCCAGGAAGAGCCAatagctaaaaacaaaaaatcaaagcacaCTTCTAAAAAAGTGAGTCGCAGCCATGAAAAGCCAATAGATCCAATCGAAATTGATGAATGCCCCTGCGACGATGAGCGGGAGACACCCACACGCAAGAGGAACAGTGGGGCTAAAAAGCATGCGAACGAACAGGACAGTGAATCCGAGTACGAGGATGCTGTTAATTGTGAACTTAATCCCGATGAATGTTCAAAGAAGGCTAATGGAGGGAACTCTGCAATGGATACGAAATCACCCAAGGAAGCTTCGAGAACAGAAAGTGAGAAACGTGAGCACAGTGATTTAGAGAGTGGGGAAAAGTCCCCCATTgggaaaaacattcaaaacGAACCTGGGAAGAGTAAAAGTACTGAAGACATTGTTGAAGAGAAGGTAAAAGGGAGGAACAAGCGAAAGGAAACGCAACAGACTGAGGAGCCAACAAACGAGACTGAGCCTAAAAACCGCAAGCCTGCAACTAAGGATATTTCCATGGAGTCGAGTGATGAAACTCAACCTAAGACTCAACGTGGGCGGAGTAACACTGCGGAGGGTGAGCTGTCCGCCCAGAAGAAGCCGCGCACGCAGCAAAACGCCAGAGCATTGACACTGCCGGCGGGAGGAAAGTCTCCGCGGAGCCACTCCGCTGCAGATCGGTCAGGTGCGGTGCCAAAGTCGAGGCTCAGAGCTAACTCCAACCCGGAAGAAGCGGCCAAGAAGGCCATTCCGGCGAGAAGTAGCAACAGTCCGTGCGGCAGGCCCAATTGCCCAATCAGCGGTAAGAGATCCATGAAACACGCCGACTCTGATGGTGGCCACAGTAGACCCTTTGACTTACGCTTGGCTTCATACTACATTTGCCAATTACAGGATGAAGATGAGGCGAATCAGTATCTGATTATCGTGCCCGAAGCAAAGCTTCGTAAGATAAGTCCACACAGAGACTGCCCAAGGCAAGAGCCTGCGAAGAAGAAGCCCTGCACCCCGCGGCAGTGCTCCGGCTTCGAGACTTTGTCCTGGGCTAGTTCCAAGCCCACACCACAATCGTATCCAAGGAACACGGAGGGTGTCTCCGCTCTTGCCTCCTATCTAGTGCCACCAGTCGCCACCGAGACCACCTTGAGCATTCTCAAGCAGCACATGCCCAAGTCGATTGGGGAGCGCAAAACACCAAAAGAATTGATTCAGAAGAGCccgaaaagcaacagcagcaagaaatcGGAAAAGCCACCTCCTAAGATCCTACGTAAGCCGAAAACCAAGCCGATGACATCAATGGCCACTACCCAAACACTCAGTCATCGTCCAATCCATGAGACAAACTCTATCTTGGCGGAGAATCGCACCGTGCTGCTCACCAATAATCCGGACCCAAAGTCCAATCAAGAGGTAATCGTTCTGCACCCGCCCGTCGCGGGCTTTGCACCCTCCAATAGCTCTCTTGGCCTGGATGATGTGCAGATGCGGTACGTCAAAGTTCAGCACAGCCAGCCGCATGTCAGCTAGAAGCTGATCGGAAACAGTAACTCCCAGAGTTTGCATTCCATGGCATAAACAcctttgccattgctgttATTTCTTCACACATAGTTctctgccacagccaatgTACCAGAGTATCCAGAATAGTAAAGAACAGCAACCAACCGAAGCCGCAGGACTCAGCTGCTGTTTATTCAATGAGATCCCTGCTCGGGCGTCGAGAATCGCGAGTCGCGAGGGTGTCACGCTTCACTGCAAAAGCGCGGTGGCGGTGGACTGCGATGTGGGACGGTGACAGGGACTGCCACTCATTGTTTTCCCATCAATGAACTTTTCAGTAATTAATTTATGAGCTTTGTCGGATCCATTGAGGCGTAACCAACGATCTGCTGGCCAATTGATTCCACAAGCAACTTATTGGTTtccgtttttattttgtttttaaactaAATTTAGAGTTAGAGAGGGGATAATCACAAAAGCTTAAATATAAGATCGCGAATAGCTTAGTGGCTCAAGTGGAAGCTGCACTCGCTTCCGCTTCCATTGCCGCTTCCAAAGAGTGTGTAGGCggccgcatccacatccatgtCGCCGTTGTTGAGGAGATCGCATAGGGCCAGAATGTAGGATTGGGCCATCTGTAGGGTCTCGAACTTGGACAGCTTCTGGTCGATGGACGGGGCTGGGACCACCTCCCGCAAGCGATCGAAGGCCTCGTTGAGGCCATTCATGCGCTTCCTTTCCCGAGCATTGGCCGCCTGTCGTCGTTTCTTCTGCACCGTGGGACTGAGAATGATCGTCTCTTGGCCCTCCGATCTGCTCGAGCCATCGCTCTTGCGTCTCTTGGACTGGTCCTCGCCCTGCTCTGTGCACATCTCAAGGTCAACGGAGTGGGTGCCCGTGGGCAGCTCAaggccagcttcagctccgcCTGCTACATCCAGAAACTGCCAGTCGGGAGAAAGGTATGCGGCATGGCTGTACTCCTGCGTGGAGCCTGCCATTGGCGTCAGGTTGTAGTTGGGGCTGCCCAAGTACTGGGAGCTGTTGTTGTCCTCCTCGGATGAGTAGTAGTAGCTCATGGCTCGGGGTACTGCACGGCTCGAAAGTTTCACCGCAACTGCCGCGCgtcttctgctgctactgcatGGAACAGCACGAGCCGTCAGATCGCGCAACCCTCGAAAGGGATGGCACGGGATGgctttacaaatatttttaccgCTGCGCTGACCAAGTTTGTGTAAATGGCCCGCAAATGACCCCTTGCCCCTCTGGCAGGATCCTCAAAGCCATTACCATATCCAAAGGATCGTCAGCAGGGGCGGCTGTTCTCTGTcgacgtctctgccgctgcccctgccgctgtcTCAGTTAGGGGTTAGAAATACGCTCGCTCTTTCGCTCCCTTGCGCACGCCTACACTTTCTGTTCTCGTTCGACTTTTCGTTCACTCTTTGCGCTGCACCGCTCTGGCACGCGTCATAGCTTGCCAAATTGGCGCTATCATGGCATGTGATCttcctctcttttctctttttgtaatttgtgaCTTTCACGCTCAACAGCACACACGAGCCAGGGAGGGCTGGGGAGAGGGGAGAACTTGGGCGAGGATGAGCTACTGgctggcctgggcctgggccatCAATTAACTCGCTGCTTGAGTTGCATTCTGGCTCGTGTCTAGTGACCATATGTTGCACTGAGCCCAGAGGCCCAACTCCaggccacaggcacagccataTGGTCAAGGCTCAAAGTGTTGACTGCAGGGCTAATACTGCTGCCAGTAGCAGTCCTTGGAGAGCACAATGAATCCATTTCAGACACGACATTTGTTGTCTCGCCAGTTCTTGGATTGAACATCCCATTAAATGTCTATCAAATAAATATCCCTACTtaggagtgtgtgtgcgtgcgtatgcatgtgtgtatgggtgCATTTATCCCGGAAATATCCCGTTTTACCTTTGGAATGCATTTGCAGTACTCAAGACATGAGTACAATagagatacatacatagatacatagatagcTGCTGAAGCTGCGAGAACTGCATGTGCCGTGAACATGTTTGCGCATGCACCGTCTCTTTACCGTATTTCCCACACCCACGCTCTcgctcacactctctctctgtctctcacaAGGTGTATGAGGTGAGGCGTGCTTATGATGACATTCTCTCGCCCGCACTTCATGTCTGTCTACGCCTGCATGAAGAGTAGAGCCGTGAGAGCCTAACGGGAATCGCCTCACCCTATATTTACAGCCTTTGCGTTCGCTCTCTTTGAGCCGACAAAGTCTTTCGTGTGCAACAGGGCAGGGTATAACGGGACCCTAGCCTGCATAGCATTGCCATTCCCGAAATCTGTCGGCATCAATAAACACTTATACATATACTCCCACAGGCGGGGCGAGTCGAACTGCAAGctgcacaaaatatttggctAAAAAAGTGCAACAGAGTGGTAGCAAAATGTGTGTCTATTTGGGAGCCACTGACGATCTGATGGAGATAACTTTCTTCGTTCTGTGCCGTGTCCTGGAGCTATCCCTGTTCACCTGCATGATGATTTGCAACGCGATCAAATCCAAGTGGAACAACACCAAGGCCCTCGAGATGGCGGAGCCCTGACCCAGCGGATGGCAGCATGACTGCATCAATGTGGAGCCCCATGCAAATTCAATAGTGTGAATGCTtcttcatgtgtgtgtctagAAGTTAACTTGGCAATGAAAATATCCCTAGGAATAAGCTtaaatgtacgtacatacgtgtgtgtgtaaatattctTATGTAGATGCAACcttgaatttaaaaaataagaataaataattaaatgtttttaggTGAAAAcccaataaataattattataattgtaatttgatttgtagcaataattatacccggtactcgaagagtaaatagggtatattgtatttgtgcggataacggttgtatgtaacgcacagaacgaaacgtttccgaccccataaagtatatatattcttgatctgcatcaatagccgagtcgattgagccattgaggctatgaaaccgcaattcattttagttacttggcgactgaaaaatgaattgcggtttcatagcatccagattttgacacagtgaaaaaacatggaaaccagtaaccttctgctgacttctgttcgcctggtactttgtctgaaaattttcctgttttcggccaggtggcgagctaaaggagcgtgttggcgtgagtagtgttgttgatgtagatgacagatgaagaaaaaatgtaaaatttgacaaataaccgctaagttgcagatgtagtactgagtgccgggtataaaagttgtgacgcgtaataAGCTTTTCACACGTCCCCTCTCGTTCAAAtctattttttggcaaaagttgcCACTTCTACTTTTATCCTCTATTTTATGAACTTGCTTACAGCTTTTGGGCTGCAGACTctatttattgaaaatgtgACCAAGTTAGTTAATTTTAAAACACACTCCACATATAGTAGGCAATGCCAGCACATGAAAGTTGTGTCTTGATTTTGTATTCATCATTGTTGCATTGACATTCTGGTACAACGTTTCCATCAAAATTTCTCACAACTATGGAAAAAATGGAAGTAGACGAAAGTGAAACTGAATTTGGAGTGCCTAACGCCATGGAGGAAACACCAGCAATCGCAGTTCCAGAAGAAGACTACGAAATGGCAGAGCCGGCTATCAACGATTATATGAAATATCCGACAAAGAAGAAACACTTTGTGGCTAAAGGCCATAATCGCAATCGGAGAGTCGACTTTAAGGATGTCGCCGAAATGGTGACAATCACCAAAAACGGCAATGTTAACGTAAATCAGGTTCCTCTGCGCACCGAAGAGGAGCAGGTAATACTGgtaattattcattattttctACTAATCATTTGTCATGGTTTCCCCAGTCCACAAATATCATGAAGTATCGCAAAATATAAGCGTTGGAGTACCAAAGAGGAGTAGTACGAAATTCGCCAGTCATCTGATACCTGATTCTGTTTCTACTACTTAAAGATCAGATAACTCACTAAAAgacttgtttaatttattacattttagtGAATGTAATTTACTTTTTCTGTGCACTCTCCCCTAAAGCACTGCACCGCAACTTGTTCATAATATTGCATATCACATATTCCCCAGTGTCGGTGCCGTCGAATTCGACACTCTTGACGCCCTCATCCATGGTGCGTATCATCCCCTGCCAGAGGGACTTGGCGCAGCTCTCGTGGCCCACATGGTTCAGTAAGTCCACACAGGTGGACACGATGCCGTAGGGACTGAGCTGGGAGTAGTTGGTCAGCGAAAGCTTTGTCTGGAGCGGCTTGAACACGGCATGATTGTCGCCCAACTCGATGGCGCTGAAGAGATTGGCGCCTCCGGCCACACCACTGCAGATGGTGGCCAGGAAGGTGGCGTAGCGATCGTTGGTAAAGATGGTGTCAAAGTAGGCGGGATCGGTGATTAGCCGTTTCACGCACTCGTCCAGCTCCATTACCTCCAATTCGATGGAGCTGTATTTCTTCGCGTGCATTTCCTCTGCAATTTTCAACATTGCCCCATCGGTCACCGGCCACTCGTTGGCCTTGTGGATGAGGGTGACGCGACAGCGGCCAGCGCGGATTGCAGCCTTAAAGGCATACCGCAGATACTTTTCCACATTATCGTGGGTAACCACGCGCAGCGCCTCCACCACACCCTTGACGGGAGAGTACTCGAGCTCCGAGTAGTTGCCAATGTTGTTCTGAGCAATCACCTGGATGTCCACGTCGGGAAAACGGCACTTGAAGCCCGGGAAGCTGCGCAGGCGCGTCATGAACACATACAGATCCAGGTCGTTGCAGATCTTGAGGGATTTCTTCTTTGCCTCACCGTCGCACAGGATGTCCACATGGACCGCGGCATGGTTGCGCAGCACCGAATTGAagtactcctcctcctgatCAGAGGCAATGCGCTGCAGCTCCACAGGCACACGCGTGCTATGGAGCAGCGCTGTCACAAACTTGGCTCCCTGCTGGCCAATGATTGTGCTGCCGGTGAGCAGAGACACATGGGTGATGCCCCCATACTTGGAACGAGGGAGCGCGCTCACCGGCAGTGAACGCATTTGCCCCTTTGCCACGTTGGCCGTGAGCCCCGTGGTGATGAGATATGGATCCGAGGACTTTGGAGGAGCATCGGTCaggtagcggcagcagcgagccAGCCTGGTGTCTGGTCTAAGGCGACGCAGCATTCTGTAAATTTTGATTCTATTGGATAACTGTATGAATTTTTTGAGATAAATGTGGCCCGAATATTGACAAATGTACCAAGGCTGTCCCAGATCAGAAGTTTGCTCGATAAGAAGAGATAAGACAACCCAAGTATTCAGCTCGTCACCCTGCACTGTTTATTCTCCTATTCCCACTAGATGTCCCAGCAGAGAGATTTGTCGATGCACGGACAACCGTCGATGCCGTAGCTGCCGATTCGGATATCCGTTTGGGTCTGCTTGTGCTGCGGACCGGGCACCTTGAAGGCATTCACCTGGAAGTACTTCTCGGGCAGATAGTAGGTCTTGTACTTCTTGCGCAGCTCCTTGTGCTCCTCGCTCAGGTACTTGGACAGCTCGGGCGTGGCGTATCTGGCGTCCAAGCGGTACTGCTTCGGCCTCACCTGACGCAGCGCCGGCACCAGCTGCAAGCGACTGTGTGGCAGGGCGGCCAATAGCTGCTCGTCCAgctcctccgcctgctgctcgcGCATCTTCTGGCAGGTCTCGCACCGGCACTTGCCGCCATGGTAGCAGTAGCGTTTCTTCCCATCCTCGTcgaccaacagcagcggcacgcACACGGCCTTGGGACTCGGCTGTGGCATGGTCTGAGTGCCATGGGACACTTGTTGCGGTTGCGAGTACATTTTGCGCGGCCAAGGGAGGGGTCAAGGAAACCGAATAGAGGGTTCGGGATGTACAGGGGATTTGGATTGTGTGCTGACACTGACAGAGTCCGAATGAGCAAACACTCCAAAGGACAGCTGACAGCAAAGTCACGGCTGTAGAGCTGGTTGGTGGATTTCAAGGGAGCTGCTTCCGACATACTCAAGGTTTCTCGATTGCATATGCTCCGGAAGAGCTCTCACCACCTTCGGTCCAGCTCCGCTATAAGTTTCAAACCCACAATTCGGACACATACTGCACGGGGATGCTGGCAACCTTTGGGCAGCCCTCATTCGGAGGTAGTACTCCTTTAGTTCCCGCTCTCGCACTTCTTTGAAGAACTCCCGCATGCGGGGAGAGTCATCTACAAAGCTCTGCTTCTGGTCGCACTTTTCACTATTGCATTCGGTTCTACCTTCGACAattttggagctgctgctcctcttcgtTTGCCTGCGACTGCTGCCTTCGCTGCTATTGCGACTGCTGTTCGAGATTAAGGAGGCATGTGGCCGAATCGCCTTCGACTCTTTCCTATTGCCAATGAGCACACCTCCACGCTCCGATTGGTCTGTATATTTTCGCACAAAAGTGTGCACCATGCCCAGCGAGCCGGTCAGCGAGAGCGTAAAccattttctttgcattttctctGAATTTCCCATTTCAAAATTTGGAATTTTGATTATAAAGTGATTGTGTTCTGCGTTGGATTCTCAATAGTCACCCGCACTACGAGCTATCATTAGCTGTCTCGCTCTTGCCTGTCTCAGAGCGGCACCGATTTGTTTTCGTTCAATCAGTTGCGCCTAATCTCAGAGAGTCCGATGAGAGCACACGATGTTGACCGCCGAAGCGTACAAATACAGTTGTACGGCAAGCGATCGTTCAGTTATTCGACGAACACCACGCCGATCGGTTCCATTCTGTATAATAGAGAGACCACGATGACGCTGATCGAAACGGAATCCCAATGGCTGCGCACTTCCATTCTGCCAAAGATTCTGGCGAGCGGCAGACTGCTGGACAACTACAGCGAGTCGAAGGCGGACACCTTCCGGGTGTCGGACATCGATGTGGATGTGATTGGACCCAAGGAGGCCTTCATGCTGACACTCTGCTATCGGACAACAATTCGCTTTGCATACGATGGCGAGCAGTACGAGCGGAAAATGGTTGTTAAGGTAATAATATCGTAGCTAAATGTCGTCACGGATGACAATCGAGTGGTGGGATAAATCGTATTAATGTATTCACATCACATAACCGGTTCCAATCTGGGAGTACAGATTGTGGGCAGTGCATCTTTCGTAGTGCTGGTGAAATAGGCAGCATAAAATGTGAATAGATAAGATAAGATTAAGGTGTACCATTCTAACGTGTATAAACACCAGCTCCTAACCTATCAAATATCAACAAACATTGATATGTTATCAACGGGTTGCTATTGATCCATAGATCTACACTTAAGCGTTCGGTTAATCAAAAAATATTACCTACTAATGATTAACAAACAACCCGAAACCATGACAGTTTGGTTTCTTGGTAGCAATGAtgatttgaaatttgattttttgattGCAGAAAACACCCATGGTTCCGCCAGAAGTCTACGAAGCAGTTCAGTTTGGAGATCTTTTCGGCAATGAGATCGATTTCTATACGAAAATCCTACCACAGATACAAAAAGTGGCGGGTGGAAAG from Drosophila subobscura isolate 14011-0131.10 chromosome E, UCBerk_Dsub_1.0, whole genome shotgun sequence includes the following:
- the LOC117892397 gene encoding uncharacterized protein LOC117892397; the protein is MYSQPQQVSHGTQTMPQPSPKAVCVPLLLVDEDGKKRYCYHGGKCRCETCQKMREQQAEELDEQLLAALPHSRLQLVPALRQVRPKQYRLDARYATPELSKYLSEEHKELRKKYKTYYLPEKYFQVNAFKVPGPQHKQTQTDIRIGSYGIDGCPCIDKSLCWDI
- the LOC117891260 gene encoding uncharacterized protein LOC117891260; the protein is MASKDSTFTENMKNERQTNNDSTARRLIRLYRANQCLWNRKSPGYHCTTLKQSAWNRITRILNNGLTPDQVKLQVLSLRTYYDMERQAIKRSQREGFHYVPCRSIFNDLQFLADQEPCEAEQSKSRPSVRDDQVQCIIDDVTEMMNKDCAECRHSLHVDFHIPIGERTSASSNMSFEDEELDNSSLYDSDLETLPTTLPRATSGADRYHHQQDEEESSDYSYHHQSRQQPLQGRGAREAASHRYSRPTENYNHSCHYGHRSQRTTYVSERGRAPGQQLQVQALRPRSGMEAGSNYDSQRSKNNEEACNVLLLKFNPRNAKNNKVICVNRPANYREPTTGNTSEQELQSAETPVYEDNEYRALPADEHAECRYNPDAQCTQNLPQNEQEECFYYPEGADPYEYLECYCPPHQYMAAANQLYLPEDDANDELPDRRRPQSQFYECGNTAPDAYRSRQCARPMEDFNPNRFERTPQTHPQYMPGCCSKDTTTMTVPNVESYDSRNSGPDSYMAQQCAAVAEQIMKDYHIRHFKCAHQKYPNDDRDYCDEPVARRPQRHYQTEDGEYVECPGRRRQQRRKEVEREASPARHRASTSSKVPKAREYKFPQQNFLASLKSDYSDQGERTPNQHSEKYRQDRYKYDDRECVKDCPRITGTKDCRGDKFPSTCLSALNDYNSEEDGQDKYYQKPSPASSPYEDYEADDEQSPTQFTQLRSSRREEPARSPPQIPRRHGPQPSHRYEECNDDRVVMQVEPRQAPRRTSDRGQYSEPLASPQQRRRSNEAKDLQTYPEERRPPSQRKQQQGPSNSDVEYIECPKRGLRPRSDNAEHEDPRNMEATDEPSMGNRSPPNSPSDSQLLSKQNSEQMYISQEELRDEDDDECRCEFEPAVPESTSPRRSMQNDRPDMQMGPDISQEENLISSRNEHVVAEIDATKTNSRDDSQTESTAPLIASSKKKRSHDFLGIPSSKRNSRNYQEKEPSPMQTPERGLHQQEDSVENPTHSQEFEELTSCNDETCPYANLNVPETISSMENYQSDSQLKPTPTSNQNYSCPENPMDILEIAECACEEEPTVAESTAAERSGQKDRQEEPTAPEIASSKRDSRQDEDSVPEIVSSKRNSRNDRREKPTAPSSKRASRNSRRNEPILDDADECRCEVELNVPGSTSPKRRRRNDRLDGRMVLENAPEKRISRQEGPRAPEISASPRSLTHSQEEPIAKNKKSKHTSKKVSRSHEKPIDPIEIDECPCDDERETPTRKRNSGAKKHANEQDSESEYEDAVNCELNPDECSKKANGGNSAMDTKSPKEASRTESEKREHSDLESGEKSPIGKNIQNEPGKSKSTEDIVEEKVKGRNKRKETQQTEEPTNETEPKNRKPATKDISMESSDETQPKTQRGRSNTAEGELSAQKKPRTQQNARALTLPAGGKSPRSHSAADRSGAVPKSRLRANSNPEEAAKKAIPARSSNSPCGRPNCPISGKRSMKHADSDGGHSRPFDLRLASYYICQLQDEDEANQYLIIVPEAKLRKISPHRDCPRQEPAKKKPCTPRQCSGFETLSWASSKPTPQSYPRNTEGVSALASYLVPPVATETTLSILKQHMPKSIGERKTPKELIQKSPKSNSSKKSEKPPPKILRKPKTKPMTSMATTQTLSHRPIHETNSILAENRTVLLTNNPDPKSNQEVIVLHPPVAGFAPSNSSLGLDDVQMRYVKVQHSQPHVS
- the LOC117892399 gene encoding uncharacterized protein LOC117892399 — protein: MEKMEVDESETEFGVPNAMEETPAIAVPEEDYEMAEPAINDYMKYPTKKKHFVAKGHNRNRRVDFKDVAEMVTITKNGNVNVNQVPLRTEEEQSTNIMKYRKI
- the LOC117892396 gene encoding uncharacterized protein LOC117892396 produces the protein MGNSEKMQRKWFTLSLTGSLGMVHTFVRKYTDQSERGGVLIGNRKESKAIRPHASLISNSSRNSSEGSSRRQTKRSSSSKIVEGRTECNSEKCDQKQSFVDDSPRMREFFKEVRERELKEYYLRMRAAQRLPASPCSMCPNCGFETYSGAGPKVVRALPEHMQSRNLEYVGSSSLEIHQPALQP
- the LOC117891261 gene encoding protein atonal homolog 1, coding for MSYYYSSEEDNNSSQYLGSPNYNLTPMAGSTQEYSHAAYLSPDWQFLDVAGGAEAGLELPTGTHSVDLEMCTEQGEDQSKRRKSDGSSRSEGQETIILSPTVQKKRRQAANARERKRMNGLNEAFDRLREVVPAPSIDQKLSKFETLQMAQSYILALCDLLNNGDMDVDAAAYTLFGSGNGSGSECSFHLSH
- the LOC117892395 gene encoding isocitrate dehydrogenase [NAD] subunit gamma, mitochondrial — translated: MLRRLRPDTRLARCCRYLTDAPPKSSDPYLITTGLTANVAKGQMRSLPVSALPRSKYGGITHVSLLTGSTIIGQQGAKFVTALLHSTRVPVELQRIASDQEEEYFNSVLRNHAAVHVDILCDGEAKKKSLKICNDLDLYVFMTRLRSFPGFKCRFPDVDIQVIAQNNIGNYSELEYSPVKGVVEALRVVTHDNVEKYLRYAFKAAIRAGRCRVTLIHKANEWPVTDGAMLKIAEEMHAKKYSSIELEVMELDECVKRLITDPAYFDTIFTNDRYATFLATICSGVAGGANLFSAIELGDNHAVFKPLQTKLSLTNYSQLSPYGIVSTCVDLLNHVGHESCAKSLWQGMIRTMDEGVKSVEFDGTDTGEYVICNIMNKLRCSALGESAQKK
- the LOC117890612 gene encoding uncharacterized protein LOC117890612; amino-acid sequence: MCVYLGATDDLMEITFFVLCRVLELSLFTCMMICNAIKSKWNNTKALEMAEP